A single genomic interval of Myxococcales bacterium harbors:
- a CDS encoding N-acetylmuramoyl-L-alanine amidase, producing MIDPGHGGHDHGAIGQFGTSEKDVVLSISKMLAKELSRDLGRVTLTRSKDKYISLDERDKIAVRKKADLFISIHANAANDRKMGGVETYYLNNATDKAAERLAERENKSLGKKMSDVQQILSTMQQNFDTVESRKLAQHIQNSLVKNLSKKYKGIKDRKVRSALFYVLVGSKCPAVLVEASFLSNPIEEKRLRSESYQMEVALSIADGVRKYLNSVSYGT from the coding sequence GTGATTGATCCGGGGCACGGCGGGCACGATCACGGTGCCATTGGACAATTTGGAACCAGCGAAAAGGATGTGGTTCTCTCCATATCGAAGATGCTGGCAAAAGAACTCTCCAGGGATCTCGGCAGGGTTACCCTGACGCGCAGCAAAGACAAATACATCAGCTTGGATGAAAGAGATAAAATAGCGGTGAGGAAGAAGGCCGATCTTTTTATTTCTATACATGCGAATGCGGCCAACGACAGGAAGATGGGCGGGGTTGAGACATACTATCTAAACAACGCGACCGACAAAGCGGCTGAGCGCCTCGCCGAAAGGGAAAACAAGTCCCTCGGAAAGAAAATGAGCGACGTTCAGCAAATTCTATCCACCATGCAGCAGAATTTCGACACGGTGGAATCCAGAAAGCTGGCTCAGCATATTCAAAATTCGCTGGTGAAAAATCTGTCGAAAAAATACAAGGGCATCAAGGATAGAAAGGTGAGATCAGCCCTCTTTTATGTTCTGGTGGGCTCGAAGTGTCCTGCCGTTCTGGTCGAGGCCTCATTTTTGTCCAATCCCATAGAGGAGAAGAGGCTCCGCAGTGAAAGTTATCAGATGGAAGTCGCTTTATCGATTGCCGATGGAGTTAGAAAATACCTGAATTCCGTATCATACGGCACCTAA
- a CDS encoding nuclear transport factor 2 family protein gives MVDRTFPIKELIDRYLDAYNARDIDALTTAVATDETLIVYGTDEGENWHGWKAFSRVTEKLFHAVEEIFWERGEPKVFFSTDGNIAWFAEELVGRFMALGVEHRSPIRFSGVAENRDGEWKIVHIHRSVAVEGVTVPYLESHGVRFD, from the coding sequence ATGGTCGATCGAACTTTTCCTATAAAGGAGCTTATCGACAGATATCTCGACGCGTATAACGCACGGGATATAGATGCTCTCACGACGGCGGTGGCGACTGATGAGACCCTTATTGTCTATGGCACCGACGAAGGTGAAAATTGGCATGGTTGGAAAGCCTTTTCTCGCGTGACTGAAAAACTTTTTCACGCTGTTGAGGAAATTTTCTGGGAGCGTGGCGAACCGAAGGTTTTTTTCTCCACTGATGGAAATATCGCCTGGTTTGCAGAGGAGCTGGTCGGTCGATTCATGGCTCTGGGTGTCGAGCATAGGTCTCCGATCAGGTTCTCCGGCGTCGCCGAGAACAGAGACGGTGAATGGAAGATAGTGCACATTCACAGATCCGTTGCTGTTGAAGGGGTTACGGTTCCTTATCTTGAGTCTCATGGAGTTCGCTTCGACTGA